A single region of the Anser cygnoides isolate HZ-2024a breed goose chromosome W, Taihu_goose_T2T_genome, whole genome shotgun sequence genome encodes:
- the LOC125181577 gene encoding ubiquilin-1-like isoform X2 produces MSESAESPVGAHTPPESSAQGSTAAEPRIIRVTVKTPKEKEEFAVSETSNIQQFKEEISKRFKSHADQLVLIFAGKILKDQDTLIQHGIHDGLTVHLVIKTQNRSQDHPAQQTHATGSTATASISSSSTSTSTSTNSNSFGLGGLGSLAGLSSLGLNASNFSELQSQMQRQLMSNPEMMVQIMENPFVQSMLSSPDMMRQLIMANPQMQQLIQRNPEISHMLNNPDIMRQTLELARNPAMMQEMMRNQDRALSNLESIPGGYNALRRMYTDIQEPMLNAAQEQFGGNPFASLVSNVSSRGDSQPSRTENRDPLPNPWAPQSSSQSSTTASTSGESSGGSNVGNSTSASMRQSSTIPNLGPGLGVGMFNTPGIQSLLQQITENPQLMQNMLSAPYMRSMMQSLSQNPDFAVQMMLNNPLFAGNPQLQEQMRQQLPTYLQQMQSPDTLSAMSNSRAMQALLQIQQGLQTLATEAPGLIPGFNPGLGGFGSTGVPTGSTVPSSVPSENTSLASGAVEPGHQQFVQQMLQALAGVNVQLQNPEVRFQQQLEQLNAMGFLNHEANLQALIATGGDISAAIERLLGSQPS; encoded by the exons TTCAAGGAAGAAATTTCTAAGCGTTTCAAGTCCCACGCTGATCAACTTGTTCTGATATTTGCtggaaaaattttaaaagatcaaGATACTTTGATTCAGCATGGAATTCACGATGGACTCACTGTTCACCTGGTcatcaaaacacaaaacag aTCACAAGATCACCCAGCTCAACAAACACATGCTACTGGAAGTACTGCTACTGCATCAATATCAAGCAGTAGTACCTCAACATCAACTTCAACAAATAGTAACTCTTTTGGCTTGG GTGGTCTTGGAAGTTTGGCAGGTCTGAGTAGCCTGGGCTTAAATGCATCAAACTTTTCAGAGCTGCAAAGTCAGATGCAACGACAACTGATGTCCAACCCAGAAATGATGGTTCAGATAATGGAAAATCCATTTGTTCAGAGTATGCTTTCAAGTCCTGACATGATGAGACAGTTAATTATGGCTAACCCTCAAATGCAGCAACTGATACAGAGAAATCCAGAAATCAGTCACATGCTAAATAATCCAGATATAATGAGACAG ACACTAGAACTTGCTAGAAACCCTGCAATGATGCAGGAAATGATGCGAAATCAAGACCGAGCCTTGAGCAACCTTGAAAGTATACCAGGTGGCTACAATGCCTTGCGACGTATGTACACAGATATTCAGGAGCCAATGTTGAAtgcagcacaggaacag TTTGGAGGTAACCCATTTGCTTCCTTAGTAAGCAATGTATCATCCAGAGGGGACAGTCAGCCATCTCGTACAGAAAATAGAGATCCTTTACCAAATCCCTGGGCTCCTCAGTCCAGCTCTCAGAGTTCCACAACTGCCAGCACCAGTGGTGAGAGCAGTGGCGGTAGTAACGTTGGAAACAGCACCTCTGCCAGTATGAGACAGAGCTCAACCATACCAAATTTGGGACCTGGACTAGGAG ttggtaTGTTCAACACACCAGGAATACAGAGTTTGTTACAGCAGATAACAGAAAATCCCCAACTTATGCAAAATATGTTGTCTGCACCCTATATGAGAAGCATGATGCAGTCATTAAGCCAGAATCCTGATTTTGCAGTACAG ATGATGTTGAATAATCCTTTATTTGCTGGAAATCCTCAACTTCAGGAACAAATGAGACAACAACTTCCTACTTACCTTCAACAA ATGCAGAGTCCTGACACATTATCAGCTATGTCAAACTCTAGAGCGATGCAAGCTTTGCTACAGATTCAGCAGGGCTTGCAGACGCTAGCAACAGAAGCACCAGGACTTATACCAGG ATTTAATCCTGGTTTAGGTGGATTTGGAAGCACTGGAGTTCCTACAGGCTCCACTGTACCTAGTTCTGTTCCCAGTGAAAATACTAGTCTAGCATCAGGGGCCGTTGAACCTGGTCACCAGCAGTTTGTCCAGCAAATGTTGCAGGCGCTTGCTGGTGTAAATGTTCAG TTACAAAATCCAGAAGTTAGATTTCAGCAACAACTGGAGCAGCTGAATGCAATGGGCTTTTTGAACCATGAAGCAAACTTACAAGCTCTAATAGCAACAGGAGGAGATATCAGTGCAGCTATTGAAAGGCTGCTTGGCTCTCAGCCTTCATAG
- the LOC125181577 gene encoding ubiquilin-1-like isoform X3, whose translation MSESAESPVGAHTPPESSAQGSTAAEPRIIRVTVKTPKEKEEFAVSETSNIQQFKEEISKRFKSHADQLVLIFAGKILKDQDTLIQHGIHDGLTVHLVIKTQNRSQDHPAQQTHATGSTATASISSSSTSTSTSTNSNSFGLGGLGSLAGLSSLGLNASNFSELQSQMQRQLMSNPEMMVQIMENPFVQSMLSSPDMMRQLIMANPQMQQLIQRNPEISHMLNNPDIMRQTLELARNPAMMQEMMRNQDRALSNLESIPGGYNALRRMYTDIQEPMLNAAQEQFGGNPFASLVSNVSSRGDSQPSRTENRDPLPNPWAPQSSSQSSTTASTSGESSGGSNVGNSTSASMRQSSTIPNLGPGLGVGMFNTPGIQSLLQQITENPQLMQNMLSAPYMRSMMQSLSQNPDFAVQMQSPDTLSAMSNSRAMQALLQIQQGLQTLATEAPGLIPGFNPGLGGFGSTGVPTGSTVPSSVPSENTSLASGAVEPGHQQFVQQMLQALAGVNVQQLQNPEVRFQQQLEQLNAMGFLNHEANLQALIATGGDISAAIERLLGSQPS comes from the exons TTCAAGGAAGAAATTTCTAAGCGTTTCAAGTCCCACGCTGATCAACTTGTTCTGATATTTGCtggaaaaattttaaaagatcaaGATACTTTGATTCAGCATGGAATTCACGATGGACTCACTGTTCACCTGGTcatcaaaacacaaaacag aTCACAAGATCACCCAGCTCAACAAACACATGCTACTGGAAGTACTGCTACTGCATCAATATCAAGCAGTAGTACCTCAACATCAACTTCAACAAATAGTAACTCTTTTGGCTTGG GTGGTCTTGGAAGTTTGGCAGGTCTGAGTAGCCTGGGCTTAAATGCATCAAACTTTTCAGAGCTGCAAAGTCAGATGCAACGACAACTGATGTCCAACCCAGAAATGATGGTTCAGATAATGGAAAATCCATTTGTTCAGAGTATGCTTTCAAGTCCTGACATGATGAGACAGTTAATTATGGCTAACCCTCAAATGCAGCAACTGATACAGAGAAATCCAGAAATCAGTCACATGCTAAATAATCCAGATATAATGAGACAG ACACTAGAACTTGCTAGAAACCCTGCAATGATGCAGGAAATGATGCGAAATCAAGACCGAGCCTTGAGCAACCTTGAAAGTATACCAGGTGGCTACAATGCCTTGCGACGTATGTACACAGATATTCAGGAGCCAATGTTGAAtgcagcacaggaacag TTTGGAGGTAACCCATTTGCTTCCTTAGTAAGCAATGTATCATCCAGAGGGGACAGTCAGCCATCTCGTACAGAAAATAGAGATCCTTTACCAAATCCCTGGGCTCCTCAGTCCAGCTCTCAGAGTTCCACAACTGCCAGCACCAGTGGTGAGAGCAGTGGCGGTAGTAACGTTGGAAACAGCACCTCTGCCAGTATGAGACAGAGCTCAACCATACCAAATTTGGGACCTGGACTAGGAG ttggtaTGTTCAACACACCAGGAATACAGAGTTTGTTACAGCAGATAACAGAAAATCCCCAACTTATGCAAAATATGTTGTCTGCACCCTATATGAGAAGCATGATGCAGTCATTAAGCCAGAATCCTGATTTTGCAGTACAG ATGCAGAGTCCTGACACATTATCAGCTATGTCAAACTCTAGAGCGATGCAAGCTTTGCTACAGATTCAGCAGGGCTTGCAGACGCTAGCAACAGAAGCACCAGGACTTATACCAGG ATTTAATCCTGGTTTAGGTGGATTTGGAAGCACTGGAGTTCCTACAGGCTCCACTGTACCTAGTTCTGTTCCCAGTGAAAATACTAGTCTAGCATCAGGGGCCGTTGAACCTGGTCACCAGCAGTTTGTCCAGCAAATGTTGCAGGCGCTTGCTGGTGTAAATGTTCAG caGTTACAAAATCCAGAAGTTAGATTTCAGCAACAACTGGAGCAGCTGAATGCAATGGGCTTTTTGAACCATGAAGCAAACTTACAAGCTCTAATAGCAACAGGAGGAGATATCAGTGCAGCTATTGAAAGGCTGCTTGGCTCTCAGCCTTCATAG
- the LOC125181577 gene encoding ubiquilin-1-like isoform X4 → MSESAESPVGAHTPPESSAQGSTAAEPRIIRVTVKTPKEKEEFAVSETSNIQQFKEEISKRFKSHADQLVLIFAGKILKDQDTLIQHGIHDGLTVHLVIKTQNRSQDHPAQQTHATGSTATASISSSSTSTSTSTNSNSFGLGGLGSLAGLSSLGLNASNFSELQSQMQRQLMSNPEMMVQIMENPFVQSMLSSPDMMRQLIMANPQMQQLIQRNPEISHMLNNPDIMRQTLELARNPAMMQEMMRNQDRALSNLESIPGGYNALRRMYTDIQEPMLNAAQEQFGGNPFASLVSNVSSRGDSQPSRTENRDPLPNPWAPQSSSQSSTTASTSGESSGGSNVGNSTSASMRQSSTIPNLGPGLGVGMFNTPGIQSLLQQITENPQLMQNMLSAPYMRSMMQSLSQNPDFAVQMQSPDTLSAMSNSRAMQALLQIQQGLQTLATEAPGLIPGFNPGLGGFGSTGVPTGSTVPSSVPSENTSLASGAVEPGHQQFVQQMLQALAGVNVQLQNPEVRFQQQLEQLNAMGFLNHEANLQALIATGGDISAAIERLLGSQPS, encoded by the exons TTCAAGGAAGAAATTTCTAAGCGTTTCAAGTCCCACGCTGATCAACTTGTTCTGATATTTGCtggaaaaattttaaaagatcaaGATACTTTGATTCAGCATGGAATTCACGATGGACTCACTGTTCACCTGGTcatcaaaacacaaaacag aTCACAAGATCACCCAGCTCAACAAACACATGCTACTGGAAGTACTGCTACTGCATCAATATCAAGCAGTAGTACCTCAACATCAACTTCAACAAATAGTAACTCTTTTGGCTTGG GTGGTCTTGGAAGTTTGGCAGGTCTGAGTAGCCTGGGCTTAAATGCATCAAACTTTTCAGAGCTGCAAAGTCAGATGCAACGACAACTGATGTCCAACCCAGAAATGATGGTTCAGATAATGGAAAATCCATTTGTTCAGAGTATGCTTTCAAGTCCTGACATGATGAGACAGTTAATTATGGCTAACCCTCAAATGCAGCAACTGATACAGAGAAATCCAGAAATCAGTCACATGCTAAATAATCCAGATATAATGAGACAG ACACTAGAACTTGCTAGAAACCCTGCAATGATGCAGGAAATGATGCGAAATCAAGACCGAGCCTTGAGCAACCTTGAAAGTATACCAGGTGGCTACAATGCCTTGCGACGTATGTACACAGATATTCAGGAGCCAATGTTGAAtgcagcacaggaacag TTTGGAGGTAACCCATTTGCTTCCTTAGTAAGCAATGTATCATCCAGAGGGGACAGTCAGCCATCTCGTACAGAAAATAGAGATCCTTTACCAAATCCCTGGGCTCCTCAGTCCAGCTCTCAGAGTTCCACAACTGCCAGCACCAGTGGTGAGAGCAGTGGCGGTAGTAACGTTGGAAACAGCACCTCTGCCAGTATGAGACAGAGCTCAACCATACCAAATTTGGGACCTGGACTAGGAG ttggtaTGTTCAACACACCAGGAATACAGAGTTTGTTACAGCAGATAACAGAAAATCCCCAACTTATGCAAAATATGTTGTCTGCACCCTATATGAGAAGCATGATGCAGTCATTAAGCCAGAATCCTGATTTTGCAGTACAG ATGCAGAGTCCTGACACATTATCAGCTATGTCAAACTCTAGAGCGATGCAAGCTTTGCTACAGATTCAGCAGGGCTTGCAGACGCTAGCAACAGAAGCACCAGGACTTATACCAGG ATTTAATCCTGGTTTAGGTGGATTTGGAAGCACTGGAGTTCCTACAGGCTCCACTGTACCTAGTTCTGTTCCCAGTGAAAATACTAGTCTAGCATCAGGGGCCGTTGAACCTGGTCACCAGCAGTTTGTCCAGCAAATGTTGCAGGCGCTTGCTGGTGTAAATGTTCAG TTACAAAATCCAGAAGTTAGATTTCAGCAACAACTGGAGCAGCTGAATGCAATGGGCTTTTTGAACCATGAAGCAAACTTACAAGCTCTAATAGCAACAGGAGGAGATATCAGTGCAGCTATTGAAAGGCTGCTTGGCTCTCAGCCTTCATAG
- the LOC125181577 gene encoding ubiquilin-1-like isoform X1 — MSESAESPVGAHTPPESSAQGSTAAEPRIIRVTVKTPKEKEEFAVSETSNIQQFKEEISKRFKSHADQLVLIFAGKILKDQDTLIQHGIHDGLTVHLVIKTQNRSQDHPAQQTHATGSTATASISSSSTSTSTSTNSNSFGLGGLGSLAGLSSLGLNASNFSELQSQMQRQLMSNPEMMVQIMENPFVQSMLSSPDMMRQLIMANPQMQQLIQRNPEISHMLNNPDIMRQTLELARNPAMMQEMMRNQDRALSNLESIPGGYNALRRMYTDIQEPMLNAAQEQFGGNPFASLVSNVSSRGDSQPSRTENRDPLPNPWAPQSSSQSSTTASTSGESSGGSNVGNSTSASMRQSSTIPNLGPGLGVGMFNTPGIQSLLQQITENPQLMQNMLSAPYMRSMMQSLSQNPDFAVQMMLNNPLFAGNPQLQEQMRQQLPTYLQQMQSPDTLSAMSNSRAMQALLQIQQGLQTLATEAPGLIPGFNPGLGGFGSTGVPTGSTVPSSVPSENTSLASGAVEPGHQQFVQQMLQALAGVNVQQLQNPEVRFQQQLEQLNAMGFLNHEANLQALIATGGDISAAIERLLGSQPS, encoded by the exons TTCAAGGAAGAAATTTCTAAGCGTTTCAAGTCCCACGCTGATCAACTTGTTCTGATATTTGCtggaaaaattttaaaagatcaaGATACTTTGATTCAGCATGGAATTCACGATGGACTCACTGTTCACCTGGTcatcaaaacacaaaacag aTCACAAGATCACCCAGCTCAACAAACACATGCTACTGGAAGTACTGCTACTGCATCAATATCAAGCAGTAGTACCTCAACATCAACTTCAACAAATAGTAACTCTTTTGGCTTGG GTGGTCTTGGAAGTTTGGCAGGTCTGAGTAGCCTGGGCTTAAATGCATCAAACTTTTCAGAGCTGCAAAGTCAGATGCAACGACAACTGATGTCCAACCCAGAAATGATGGTTCAGATAATGGAAAATCCATTTGTTCAGAGTATGCTTTCAAGTCCTGACATGATGAGACAGTTAATTATGGCTAACCCTCAAATGCAGCAACTGATACAGAGAAATCCAGAAATCAGTCACATGCTAAATAATCCAGATATAATGAGACAG ACACTAGAACTTGCTAGAAACCCTGCAATGATGCAGGAAATGATGCGAAATCAAGACCGAGCCTTGAGCAACCTTGAAAGTATACCAGGTGGCTACAATGCCTTGCGACGTATGTACACAGATATTCAGGAGCCAATGTTGAAtgcagcacaggaacag TTTGGAGGTAACCCATTTGCTTCCTTAGTAAGCAATGTATCATCCAGAGGGGACAGTCAGCCATCTCGTACAGAAAATAGAGATCCTTTACCAAATCCCTGGGCTCCTCAGTCCAGCTCTCAGAGTTCCACAACTGCCAGCACCAGTGGTGAGAGCAGTGGCGGTAGTAACGTTGGAAACAGCACCTCTGCCAGTATGAGACAGAGCTCAACCATACCAAATTTGGGACCTGGACTAGGAG ttggtaTGTTCAACACACCAGGAATACAGAGTTTGTTACAGCAGATAACAGAAAATCCCCAACTTATGCAAAATATGTTGTCTGCACCCTATATGAGAAGCATGATGCAGTCATTAAGCCAGAATCCTGATTTTGCAGTACAG ATGATGTTGAATAATCCTTTATTTGCTGGAAATCCTCAACTTCAGGAACAAATGAGACAACAACTTCCTACTTACCTTCAACAA ATGCAGAGTCCTGACACATTATCAGCTATGTCAAACTCTAGAGCGATGCAAGCTTTGCTACAGATTCAGCAGGGCTTGCAGACGCTAGCAACAGAAGCACCAGGACTTATACCAGG ATTTAATCCTGGTTTAGGTGGATTTGGAAGCACTGGAGTTCCTACAGGCTCCACTGTACCTAGTTCTGTTCCCAGTGAAAATACTAGTCTAGCATCAGGGGCCGTTGAACCTGGTCACCAGCAGTTTGTCCAGCAAATGTTGCAGGCGCTTGCTGGTGTAAATGTTCAG caGTTACAAAATCCAGAAGTTAGATTTCAGCAACAACTGGAGCAGCTGAATGCAATGGGCTTTTTGAACCATGAAGCAAACTTACAAGCTCTAATAGCAACAGGAGGAGATATCAGTGCAGCTATTGAAAGGCTGCTTGGCTCTCAGCCTTCATAG